The following proteins are co-located in the Trichormus variabilis 0441 genome:
- a CDS encoding R3H domain-containing nucleic acid-binding protein translates to MTTTDDLQKLLDILPQDLRQVLENHPKRDSLVEVVLDLGRRPEARFPNQAEYLSETPVTQAQIDDCVQRVGNFGGDNRAGIEQTLHRISAIRNRSGKIIGLTCRVGRAVFGTIGMIRDLVETGKSILMLGRPGVGKTTALREIARVLADELHKRVVIIDTSNEIAGDGDVAHPAIGRARRMQVAHPELQHQVMIEAVENHMPEVIVIDEIGTELEALAARTIAERGVQLVGTAHGNQIENLIKNPTLSDLVGGIQAVTLGDDEARRRGSQKTVLERKAPPTFEIAVEMLERQRWVVHESVADTVDTLLRGRQPSPQTRTVDDQGKVAITRQLSVVNGRGGQLATPEESFSPARASNGWRASGQMLAIPSLPLERERISGQSEFDRLLDESFNYPEAIDFGSSARQPGPNGEDLPLHIYPYGVSRHQLEQVISVLTLPVVLTKDIDNADAILALRSHVKNHAKLRQMAKARHVPIHVIKSSTIPQITRGLRRLLNLDDPEIADDRELQLFLHNGSDDEMDALEEARLAVEQIVIPKGQPVELLPRSPQVRKMQHELVEHYRLKSHSFGEEPNRRLRIYPA, encoded by the coding sequence ATGACGACTACAGACGATCTCCAAAAGTTGTTAGACATTTTGCCCCAAGACCTGCGACAAGTACTAGAGAACCATCCCAAACGAGATAGTTTAGTAGAAGTGGTCTTGGATTTGGGTCGTCGCCCAGAGGCTAGATTTCCTAATCAAGCCGAGTACCTGAGCGAAACACCCGTTACTCAAGCACAGATAGATGATTGCGTTCAGCGCGTAGGAAACTTTGGTGGAGATAATCGGGCAGGAATTGAGCAAACTTTGCATCGGATCAGTGCTATCCGCAACCGCAGTGGTAAGATAATTGGTCTGACCTGTCGTGTTGGTCGAGCTGTATTCGGTACGATAGGCATGATCCGCGATTTGGTGGAAACTGGTAAATCGATTCTCATGCTAGGACGGCCTGGTGTAGGTAAAACTACAGCTTTACGAGAAATTGCCCGTGTTTTAGCAGATGAATTGCATAAACGTGTGGTTATCATTGACACCTCCAACGAAATTGCTGGGGATGGCGATGTTGCTCACCCAGCCATTGGTCGTGCTAGGCGGATGCAGGTAGCTCATCCAGAACTGCAACATCAGGTAATGATTGAGGCAGTAGAAAATCATATGCCAGAAGTCATTGTCATTGATGAAATTGGTACAGAACTGGAAGCTTTAGCAGCCCGTACCATTGCCGAAAGAGGTGTACAGTTGGTAGGTACTGCCCACGGAAACCAGATAGAAAACCTGATCAAAAACCCCACACTGTCTGACTTAGTTGGGGGTATTCAAGCTGTGACACTGGGAGACGATGAAGCGAGACGCAGGGGTAGTCAAAAAACTGTTTTAGAACGGAAAGCCCCGCCTACCTTTGAGATTGCCGTGGAAATGTTAGAACGGCAACGTTGGGTAGTACACGAAAGTGTTGCGGATACGGTGGATACGCTTCTCCGAGGCCGTCAGCCTAGTCCACAAACGAGAACAGTGGATGACCAAGGCAAAGTCGCCATCACACGACAATTATCTGTTGTTAATGGTCGTGGCGGACAGTTGGCAACTCCTGAAGAATCTTTTTCACCAGCTAGAGCATCTAATGGTTGGCGTGCATCAGGACAAATGCTAGCCATCCCATCATTACCCCTAGAGCGAGAAAGAATTTCTGGACAAAGTGAATTTGACCGCTTGCTAGATGAATCGTTTAACTACCCAGAAGCTATCGATTTCGGCAGTAGTGCTAGACAACCAGGCCCCAACGGTGAAGATTTGCCACTGCACATTTACCCTTATGGTGTGAGTAGACATCAGCTAGAACAGGTGATTAGTGTTTTAACTTTGCCTGTGGTATTGACAAAAGATATAGATAATGCTGATGCAATTCTGGCATTGCGATCGCACGTCAAAAACCACGCTAAATTAAGGCAGATGGCTAAAGCCCGTCATGTACCTATCCATGTGATTAAGTCGAGTACCATTCCTCAAATTACCCGTGGACTGCGGCGCTTACTTAACTTGGATGATCCAGAAATAGCGGATGACCGAGAACTACAATTGTTTCTGCACAACGGTAGCGACGACGAAATGGACGCTTTAGAAGAAGCAAGACTAGCCGTCGAGCAAATCGTCATTCCCAAAGGACAACCCGTGGAGTTATTACCCCGTTCTCCGCAAGTCCGCAAAATGCAGCATGAGCTAGTAGAACACTATCGGCTCAAGTCCCATAGTTTTGGGGAAGAACCAAACCGTCGTTTACGGATTTATCCAGCGTAA
- the ldpA gene encoding circadian clock protein LdpA, protein MTDLLAPLQSLNQGHWFKLICGASFQHLPAVRSLTLAYTLAGADCIDVAADPAVIRDAKEAIQVARNLVKAAQARGLDYQGHAPLLMVSLNDGEDPHFRKAEFNPHHCPADCPRPCEKICPAQAIVFNHQKDNFSGVESQKCYGCGRCLPVCPYDIIYTNSYMSTPEAIAPMVMSAGIDAVEIHTKVGRLAEFKQLWQVISPWADQLKVLAISCPDGKHLVEYLQSIYELISPLPTTLIWQTDGRPMSGDIGDGTTLAAVKLGQKVLAAKLPGYIQLAGGTNSYTVAKLKAMGLLKKAREQGADSRGEISPLTPHPSVSIAGVAYGSYARVMLSPIIEQLEKKEVSNSSVKATVRLEEEPELLWQAVELARSLVSQLKSQQES, encoded by the coding sequence GTGACTGATCTGTTAGCCCCTTTACAATCATTAAACCAAGGTCACTGGTTCAAGCTCATCTGTGGAGCTAGTTTCCAGCACCTACCTGCTGTGAGAAGTTTAACATTGGCCTACACCTTAGCTGGTGCTGACTGCATAGATGTGGCTGCTGACCCAGCCGTGATTAGAGATGCCAAAGAAGCAATACAAGTAGCTAGAAATTTGGTGAAAGCAGCTCAAGCAAGAGGATTGGATTACCAAGGTCATGCACCTTTATTGATGGTGAGCTTAAATGACGGCGAAGACCCTCATTTCCGCAAAGCCGAGTTCAATCCCCACCATTGTCCTGCTGATTGTCCCAGACCTTGCGAGAAAATCTGTCCTGCTCAGGCAATTGTATTTAATCATCAAAAAGATAATTTTTCTGGAGTTGAATCTCAGAAATGCTACGGTTGCGGCCGTTGTCTGCCAGTTTGTCCTTATGATATAATTTATACAAATTCCTATATGTCAACGCCAGAGGCGATCGCGCCAATGGTCATGTCAGCAGGAATAGATGCCGTAGAAATCCATACAAAAGTGGGACGTTTGGCAGAGTTTAAGCAATTATGGCAAGTAATTTCACCGTGGGCAGACCAACTAAAGGTATTGGCTATCAGCTGTCCCGATGGCAAGCATCTAGTTGAATATCTCCAATCAATCTATGAACTAATTTCTCCACTTCCTACCACCTTAATCTGGCAAACCGACGGTCGCCCCATGAGTGGCGATATTGGAGATGGTACTACTTTAGCAGCAGTGAAACTAGGGCAAAAAGTCCTAGCAGCTAAATTGCCAGGATATATACAGCTAGCAGGTGGCACTAACAGCTACACAGTTGCTAAGTTAAAGGCAATGGGACTACTGAAAAAAGCCAGGGAGCAGGGAGCAGACAGTAGGGGGGAAATATCTCCTCTGACCCCTCACCCCTCCGTCTCCATCGCTGGAGTTGCTTACGGTAGCTACGCCCGTGTAATGCTGTCACCGATTATTGAGCAGTTAGAAAAGAAGGAGGTGAGTAATAGCAGTGTTAAGGCCACAGTACGCCTTGAAGAAGAACCAGAATTGCTTTGGCAAGCCGTAGAGCTTGCCCGTTCCCTCGTTTCCCAGCTCAAGTCACAGCAGGAGAGCTAA
- the speB gene encoding agmatinase SpeB, which yields MINQLQDYNPSGVGEINGNLLGLPCDYDSANLIVFAVPWEVTVSYGAGTANGPQRILDASVQLDLFDFDHPDGWKQGIFLVEIPQEIIEKNNYYRDLAAQIIERLAQGKLLTDTPDLTPVLTEINQASQQVNQWLFTQCQVAMNQGKQVAVIGGDHSSPLGYFQALSAKYPNFGILHIDAHADLRDAYEGFEFSHASIMFNGLKLPQISKLVQVGLRDISHDEVQMIDESHGRIVAYYDPMIKQKLYGGTNWIELSREIVNHLPEYVHISFDVDGLDPKLCPNTGTPVPGGLELEQVFCLFRELVNSGRKIIGFDVCEVGDGEWDGNVGARVVYKLANLMDLSHKQ from the coding sequence ATGATTAATCAACTCCAAGACTATAACCCTAGCGGCGTAGGCGAAATCAATGGCAATCTCTTAGGTTTGCCCTGCGATTACGATTCTGCAAATTTAATTGTTTTTGCAGTCCCTTGGGAAGTTACGGTTTCCTATGGCGCAGGTACAGCCAATGGGCCACAAAGAATTCTGGATGCTTCAGTGCAACTAGATTTATTTGACTTTGATCATCCTGATGGCTGGAAACAAGGAATTTTCTTAGTGGAAATTCCCCAAGAAATTATCGAGAAAAATAATTATTATCGAGATTTAGCAGCACAAATTATTGAACGGCTAGCCCAAGGTAAATTACTCACAGACACACCAGATTTAACACCTGTACTGACAGAAATTAATCAAGCTTCCCAACAGGTAAATCAATGGCTATTTACACAATGTCAAGTAGCCATGAATCAAGGTAAACAAGTAGCAGTCATCGGTGGTGATCACAGTTCACCTTTAGGTTACTTTCAAGCATTATCAGCGAAATACCCCAATTTTGGCATTCTTCACATTGATGCACACGCAGATTTACGTGACGCTTATGAAGGGTTTGAGTTTTCCCATGCGTCGATTATGTTTAATGGGTTGAAACTACCGCAAATTTCTAAACTAGTGCAAGTAGGTTTACGCGATATCAGTCATGATGAAGTGCAAATGATTGATGAATCCCACGGACGCATCGTGGCGTATTACGACCCCATGATTAAACAAAAACTCTATGGTGGGACAAACTGGATCGAATTAAGCCGCGAAATTGTCAATCACTTGCCGGAATACGTCCACATTAGCTTTGATGTGGATGGTTTAGATCCAAAACTTTGTCCGAATACGGGTACACCTGTTCCTGGTGGTTTGGAATTGGAGCAAGTTTTTTGTCTATTTCGGGAATTGGTAAATAGTGGGAGAAAAATTATTGGCTTCGATGTCTGCGAAGTTGGTGATGGTGAATGGGATGGTAATGTAGGGGCGAGAGTGGTTTATAAATTAGCAAATTTAATGGATTTATCTCACAAACAATAA
- a CDS encoding RNA recognition motif domain-containing protein, with protein MSIYVGNLSYEVTQEDISNVFAEYGSVKRVVLPTDRETGRLRGFAFVEMGSDAEETAAIEGLDGAEWMGRDLKVNKAKPKEDRGSFGGGNRGGYGGGGGRSRY; from the coding sequence ATGTCAATTTATGTAGGGAACCTCTCTTACGAAGTTACGCAAGAGGATATCAGCAACGTTTTTGCAGAATATGGTTCTGTAAAACGGGTTGTGCTACCTACTGACCGCGAAACAGGTCGCCTGCGTGGTTTTGCTTTTGTGGAAATGGGTTCAGATGCAGAAGAAACAGCCGCCATCGAGGGTCTTGATGGTGCTGAGTGGATGGGTCGTGACCTGAAAGTTAATAAAGCCAAGCCCAAAGAAGACAGAGGCTCCTTTGGTGGTGGAAACCGGGGAGGATACGGCGGTGGCGGTGGTCGTTCCCGTTATTAA